AATCAAATATGTTGGATAATTAATAAACAGACCATACAGTTTATAAAGTTGTGTCCACCTAATTAAGGTTTCAGATTCTGTTCTATGACCAGACAGATCCACATAGATAACGTTTCTAATTCATTTTCACTTCAGTGGGTGTAACAAAGTTAAGCACATACTTTGTTTTAGCTGTgtatttaagtttttttttcccaccAGACAGCCATCGAGTCCATCTGCTTTTGCCAAAGAATAGAGGACAGATAATAATATGTCTTAACCGGAGTGAGTGAACTGATGCAGGCGTGCTTTCATGACCCTGCTAGACTTGTATTTTAGCCAGTTGTTCCTGAAACCCACTGGTGGTGAATGAAGTgcttgtctttttctctctccaaatGCAGTTCTTATTTCCATAAGGGCTGTGAGAGGAAGTCCCCTTGTTTGATAAGGAAGTGCTAGCCGAGAAGAGCGCCACTCTGTCCAGGCTAGAGGAAGTGGAGTTTTCAGACCAGAGGAGGATGATGTTGATATATTGCCACCGGTGAGGCCTGCCCTGCACTCTCCCACCATGCCCAGACGGGGACTACCACTGCAGGGCAGGGCACGCTGGCTCCTCCTGGGCATCTTCCTGCTGCTGGTGTTGTTACTGTTTGCCTACCTGCTGGAGTGCACACCACCCCCCGACGCCAGCTTGGCCCTGCCAGGTCTGGGGGCTGAGCCGTACGGCCGGGAGCACTACCAGGCCCTGCtccaggagcaggaggagcgcCACATCAGTCGTGCCAACAGCCTGAAGCGGCAGATTGCCCAGCTCAAGCAGGAGCTGCAGGAGATGAACGAGAAGCTCAAGGCTCTGCAGGAGCGCAAGGAGGCCCCGGCGGCCGGAGGCCTGGGCCTGGCCGGCGACAAAGACCAGGAGCCCGGAGACCTGCTGGAGTACCTGCACGCACAGATCGACAAGGCCGAGGTCAGCACGGGTGCGAGGCTGCCCAGCGAGTACGCCCTGGTACCCTTCGAGAGCTTCACCGCCACCAAGGTGTTCCAGCTGGAGATGGGCCTCACGCGGCACCCTGAGGAGAAGCCTGTGAGGAAGGACCGGCGCGACGAGCTGGTGGAGGTGATCGAAGCGGGGCTGGATGTCATCAACAATCCGGACGAGGAGGACGGTCAAGAGGATGATGTGCCCATGCAGAGACAAATGTACACTGAGGGCCATTTCATAGAAGGTACTCCTTGTTCAGTGTCGGCACAGCTCCACAATACAGGGATCGTATGGAACCTTGCAATACTTGAAAATTGGTGAatttgaaaaataataataaggaaAGAAATCAGTGCTTTGAAAGGGTCTGAGGtcactaggcctaggctaagttTGTGAATTAATATAGTTGTGCATTAATAGAAATTGGAgttctttttatatatattttatatataactTGTCATTACATAAGCTGTCTGCATGTGTCTCCTGCTGTCTGTGCATCTTTGTCATCGAGTTTATTagtagtttattgtcatgtactcataaaagGAATTATAAGTAATGCAATTATTGTGCTCAAGAATTACTGCATGTCATATGTCACATGCATGCCTGGCTCGGTGATTCAAATGATGCAGGTTAAACAGTAGCAAGCAAGCAATTTGGGTCCTTGAATTTGAGGGATCGGAGGGCATAAAACGTCCTTTCATTTGGTGTGAAAGGTGTAGGAACCCTAACAGTGTCTATCAAGTACTGGTATATGAGTAAACCTGCTTTAATCAATACCAAGTTAATATTTTCTTACGGTACTGCATTTCAGTGGAAGTTAAATATTTGAGATTTAGACACCACACCAAGCACATTGTATTTATTCATATACGTATTTTTTAAAGATATGTTTTCATCTTTGATGTCCCCTTGATGTTGAGAATCTTACTGTAGGATTAGCATATGCATTCATTATGTGTATGTGACAATTGGCCCAAATGAATCTCATCTTAATGGTTCTCCTCTACAGGgttgtacaggactgagcgagACAAAGGCACTCTCTATGAACTCTTCTTTGCTAAAGAAAATTCGAATGAATTCCGCCACGTCACTCTCTTCCGGCCATTTGGGCCACTGATGAAGGTGCGGAGCATGTCTGTGGAGACCACCTATACCATCATCAACCTCATAGTGCCTCTCTCAGGCAGGACTGACACTTTCACTCAGTTCCTCCACAACTTCAGGTGAGGCTCTGGAATTGTCTCAGGGTGTGGGGTACTGTAGGATTATAACTTCTGTGTTTGACATTTTTCTGCCATTCctgtttttatgtattttaaaaGCAGGCTATAGTGTTATCCATTTTGGATGGAATCTGAAAACATGTGGTTTACTTAAGATCAGTCCTTCTTTGAACTTCTGAACAACATAAATAACTTTCAGCATGCAATAGAACAAGTCCCAGATTCATGGTGTTGACTGAAACCGCACCATCAGATTCTTTTGGTCTCTGCCCTCTGTTGTTTTGGTTGGTTTTCTGTCTGAATTGGTTCCTTCAGTCTTGAATGAAGGAGGGTGGATGTATTTTCTGCTAGACTTGCTTGCGTCATCTAAATGGGCAAGACTGGCGTGGCTGCATGTTTGAGAATATTGTAATTGAACATTGGTAGATAATGACTGCACTATGATCTGTAGTACCACATGTTTTTTAGTGTTGTGGGCTGCTTGAGTCTGTGTTGACATCAACTACTGGGGTGTGTCACTGCATCATGTTTTTCCAGGGATTATAGCAGTCATTCCTGTGAATTATGAAAGGATCTTTTCCCCTGGAGGCCATTTATTTAATTACTAAAAGATTTGTTGTGGTGCATCTTGACAGCACTCGTTAACCAATAAGACCACAGCTTTTTCTAAATATAATTTTAGTGGAGCATAAGATTGATGAgacttattaatttatttatttaatttttccagAGAAGTATGCATACAGCAAGACAAGCGAGTCTATCTTACTGTGGTGTACTTTGGGCAGAAAGGACTGCAGGATGTTAAGATTTCTCTTCAAAAAATGTCCAGGTCTgtattaaataaataatctcAGAAGAACTCCCACTAAATCCTTTCATATATTTACCCCCTCAAAGTAATTGAATCCTTTCGACAGGAAGTAAAATAACttgtaataataattaaagagTGTCTGGTGGTCAAGTTGCCTTTTCATTTTCCAGTGAGGAGAATTTTACTGACTACACCTTGATTCCTGTGGATGAGGAGTTTTCCCGCGGCCGTGGCCTTGACATTGGCGCTCATGCCTGGAAGAGGAGTGCTGATGTCCTCATGTTCTTCTGTGATGTGGACATCTACTTTACCCTGGAATTTCTCAACTCCTGCCGCCTTAATGCAGCTCCTAGTAGGTGTTTACAGACTACCAGCACAGATTACATGTTTTAAGCGATTTAGTTGGTTGCTTTGGTTTGTTTCCTGTAGTAAACTGAGCAACAGTCCAGTTGATGTGTTGTGGATAGTtcctgtatgtttttttattttttcctcaGATAAGAAAGTCTTCTATCCAGTGGTATTCAGCCTCTACAATCCTGCAATCGTCTATGGGAATCTTGAGCTGGCTCCTCCCATTGAACATCAGTTGGTAAGGCGCTACTAACATTTAAACTTCACCAGTATGGCAGTATAGCTTTATTGAAAGTTATTATCAACCTTAAATGCTCAATTCACAGGATACAAGAGGTACATTAATAATGTATCTTTTACAGATTCATAAAAAAGACACAGGATTTTGGAGAGATTTTGGTTTTGGTATGACTTGCCAATACCGATCTGACTTTTTAGACATTGGTAAGTGAGGTCACTACCTCATAATAATTTTGATTGCAGTTCAAATGGAATTTGAACAATTAACTTGTTTCATGACAGGTGGCTTTGATCTGGAGGTAAAAGGCTGGGGCGTGGAGGATGTCCACCTGTACAGGAAGTACCTGCGGAGCGACACCATTGTGGTGCGAACGCCCGTGTCCAGCCTTTTCCACCTGTGGCATGAGAAGCAGTGCGCAGACGAGCTCACCCCGGAGCAGTACCGCATGTGCATCCAGTCCAAGGCCATGAACGAGGCCTCCCACCCCCACCTGGGAATGCTGGTGTTCCGGGAGGAGATCGAGAACCACCTCCGGAAGCAGGCCTACAAGACTCAGATCAAAGCAGAGGAGTAGGACCAGCCTTTGCACACGTAGGATTTAATCTAAACCTAAACCTAGACCTAACCACTGGATACTAGGACTACTGTTTTGAAGGTTTTGGTTAGGGGTGAATGGTTTCTGTAATGAGTAGCCAATCCTCAGAAACAACAGGTCTGTGAAGACTTGTACTTGACTGAAGAAACTTCCAAGGACTCAGTTGCAGTGCCTGTGTGATTATCTCGAATCTCCAGTTCTGGAGATCAGCCGTCTCTGAGATGCTGTCTGAATGGCAAAATGCTTTTATGAAGGTCAGTTCAGCCCCAAATTGCCATGGGGGATTTAGCAGGTTATGGTTACATGGACTCTCCAGAGAGGACTTTTAACTTGAATGAATGATATTGAGGCACATTTCCTGCCTTAGAGGTCAATACAGAAGTTTCAATATGTTTACTGTCTGTATATCTGGTTTTAACAATTGTTTGTAGAGCCATAtttccttttttgttttctAACTGCGCTGtgatggggaaaaaaaagggaTCAGTGTGGAAGCAGTAATTTCAAAGGGACAATCAGTTACTGAGAATGAAGTTTACGGATTCAAAACTACAGTAAATGTTACTGCAGATGAACTGTATGTGTGGATCAGCAAATGTCTGACATGTCTTGAAATGCTACAAAAGCATGGGCTTGgtcatattttaatgatatgTTGTTCATTTTTGTTAATATTTAAATGCCACAtttgaagaaaacaaaaaaataaccttAGTGCTTTGAAAAGGACATAACAATTTACAAATCTCAGCTGTCaaagcttttttgtttgtttgttataagTTGTTTAAGACCACTTCAGCCACCAACACGGGTGTAACTGGGTGCAAACGGATGATGTGCCTCAAAGTTTGATATGAGGACAGAGTGAATGGCCTGTtcaaaatgttgtgtgtgtatataaagaTAATTTCAAACATGAGCAGGAAAAGAAGCCTGGACAGCTGCATGCTCAATGTCTCATTTCTTGTCCTTTTGATAACATGAATAAAATCTTAACCCAAATCCACCGTTTTTCAgaaatggcttttttttttttatcttgtatAGATTATATCTGCAATGGTCACAATGTTGATATAATTATTGCCACAGCGCCAAGTGCCCTCATTTATCATAACTAATAATATTActatattaataaataaatacattttaataataTAAAAAGTGGCAGCTTAAGAAAGCGGCCATGTGTCTGCTCCTATTATAAATCTGCACCCTTAGGTTTGCTGCTACCGCAGAACAGAAGTTTGTGTATTCCAGTCCAATTATGATGCCATCTGGGGGACATGTGGAGTAGGACTGGGACAAAAGCTCTTGTTTACATAAATGTCATCTCTTATTTGCCTCTGGAAGTGGAAGTACTTTCTGAGGGTTATATCTGAACAAGGATATAATAATGTGTTTATTACTGTTTACATTCCAGTTCTATTTTTGTCTGTGAGGTATCAAGTTATCTATTAACAAAAATGTGTCCTCACACACAGCTGCATTCAGCGGCGCCGGAAcgagtttgaaaaaaaaaaaaagaaaaatctggtTTCAGGCTGGGTTCCCAGAGACCATTTTGAAAATTCCAGAGGCCAACTATTCACGCACGTTTTCACGTGGGATATTACGATATAAGATAgactttttaaaaattattattaGACTAACAAAAATTGTCATTATGTTACAGAAGGTGCGTGGTTAGGTGCTGTGGTTTCTTTCAAGCTGATTGGACTGCAAGTAGCGTCTTTTTACGCAGAGTGATTTAGTCTAGGCTAGAAGTTCTAAATGAATAATCTGCTAAAATAAACTGCGTCTGAtattgacagacacagacacaccagcatAACCTGAATTTCCATTCAAGGAATAAAGGAGGTAGTCTATAGCCTACAATAATAATGATCACAATCTCCATGTTCTGTCCTGTGCACGCAGCCAAGCCTTGTTAATGACTGTGATGAAAAGATCTGCACGTAACCTACTTGCTACATTTTGAAGGTTAGCGTAGTAACATGTCACTGTTTATCCCTGTAAGAAAACGACACTAGAATTAGTTACCCAATTGTGCCTGTTCCCTTTGTGTTTGACTGTAATCATGTTATACATTaattagtgattaaaaatgacctttctgcgctccatacttgtaacacgaactgatctgacctgacccgagtttatgtgtgtgcctgtctgcactcatgattctctacaactttttactgcattgccatgaacaaagtataaaggcaaaaaaggtgtttctttgtcgaacaaattgggatgcaatgtgaggctTGAATTGAataccatgcaggaatttgctaggatctcaaaaccggattatgaacattctttgccatagagaaacactcaatagcgttggattataaacatgctttgccacaaaaacagagaaaacgtgaggtaagtcgagctatatgaagttattattttgcggtcacttcgtctgttttataacccagaaggatgtacttggtatcaaatgatagctctgtctcctctttcatctgacatgcgtggcatatctatccgatgacaggtccgcgagtaattcaaacgagagtaatgggtgtgcagttggtttttgtacaggacgttattattttgcagtcactttgtctgttttcataagccagaaggatcggcatacttggtaccaatggatagccctgtgtctcctctttcatctgatatgcttgccatatctatgcgttcacgggttcgcgagtaattcaaacgagagtaatgggtgcgcaggtgaacgcagagactgtaaatatgatttaatgtatttttaatcttcatactttaacgtacagacaagtgcgtggtctcgttggaaagctcCACTTCTGCACAGGATAAAGGCTTCTCGCTGCtatgaacagttgcggagcaatgtaacagagaagaaagggtgtgtttatTGACGCACTTTGCATCAATCGGCTTCGAAGGGTTAAAAtttcacgtaccccctggagtgccttcacgtacccccaggggtacgcgtacccccatttgggAACCACTGCTCTAATCAATGCGATGCCGTGTCGGTGTTGTGGTCAACAACagcccttttttttttactcccaAAAAGTGGGGGTGCGTTCGCACCCCCTGCACCGGTGCTTCCGGCGCGCTTGAGCTGcattcagaaagtaaaagttatCATGAAGAAATTGTACAAAGCCACAGAATGTGTTAATCATAAACGCCtttgcttttttattttatgacttgttaataatgtaataatgtcaCTCTTGCCTGGACCGTTGGGTACTTTCACATTAATTGCGGCTCCATTTTCCCCACGTAATTGATCAACTTCATGGGAATTTCAACTGCAGTTGTATTTActctaaaaaatcattttaaaaCAATGTGGCCTTGAAATCCACTAAGTATCTTTTCTTAATTTAAGACATATGGCATAATACACGTGTATCTGTTTTTACAATACTAcagtagaaaaaaagaaaaacctaAACAAAGACACTTTCCTGTGTATAATGAATCCACCAACTACAATGACAGGTATTGACTAGAATCTACTGCAGTTTTGAATGTTTCAAAATAAAGGTCTGTGTGGTTTTATGTATTGCACTTCATCAATGGATAATCTGTTCTGGATGTATACCCATGGTTTTGTAGATCTCCTTCAGGATTAGCAGGGCTGTGTCCTCAGACTCCCTGTTGAACAGAAAACGGAAAAAGGCATTTATGTTGATCATGTGACCATTGGTGTGTACAATTCAATGATTCACTTTGAGTACATGACTCCCTGCTGAACTAACTAGGTGAGCTGCAAAGTCTGAATAGCTGTTCTTAGCTTAACTATTCAGATATTAATATCCCTATTTGGTTAGTATTCACATCTAATCAATCAAAATAAATTATCAGAAAATGTAGGTACTTGTATGGTTTCATTAATTATTGCATTATTCATTTGTGCAGCGAGACTGCATATATAATAATGTgaaatatgttcaatatgtgAACATCTTCATAATGTACCAGTAGCACAGATGGCTTTGAAGAGCAAAGAGGTATTCATTGAAGCTCTCTATGGGTTTCTCTTGCAGGACATAGTCAATACGGTTTCCTCCATTCAGCATTCCAATCTTAACGGACAGGTAATCCTCCTTCTGCTCAGGGCTGTCCACCATCTTGCCCACTGCAATGACAAACATGCAGAGTTTGCACTCATACAAAAACGCTGACGAGGCATTATTACCAAATGGCATTAGGTTTTACACCACAGCATGGAAACAGTCGTTTAACACCATAATTTGACCCTTCTCCAGGCAGGTGGTATAATGTTTTCTAAAAACATGTCTTATCAAATGTGCATAATGGGTGGAGGGACTGATGCCAGCACTCactttctccttcctctccttgcAGTTgcttctgctcctcctcctggaTCTGGTTGGCCACGATGGCCAGTTCGGCCTGTAGCTGGGTGTTGGAGGTGTGAGCTCGCGCAAAGTCGTTGAGCGTCTGCCAGGCGCTCCTCAGGGAGCTGATGACGCTGTGCTTCAGGTCCGAGCCCATCCGCGTCAGACTCTCCTTCAGCTCTGAAAACACAAACGCCTGGGTATTAGCGCGACCTTGGTCAGCCAGGTCACCTCGAGGGGCAGGGGCCCCAAGAGAGCGAGGAATAGAGGACATGACTAAGGAGCCGTACCCAGATGTAATCTCTTTCGGCCCTTGTGGTGGGGGACCAGAATAGGCTTGAGGTCCAGGTCTGGCAGAATCATGGGCTCAATGCGGTAGGCGACAGGGTCCAACTACAATGACACACATTTCGTTTGCATTCAGATCAAAACCACTGAGGTATGAAGATTAAATACAATATCAACTTTACTTATACATGGGCTTTTGAGAGTCAACAATAGATGCTGATATATAATTGTGGACTGTTCCAAAATAGTTGTAAACAATATTCATGTCAGATAATTCCCaggtaaaaatgtaaaaaaacaatATGAACTTAAGTCACAAGAGTGTTCTCACTGGATGGTAAATATTGAAGAATCTCTTGCAGGTAGGCAGTTGATAGGTCTCTTCAATTCTCTCCAGACCTCTTACTGTGAGGAACATGCCGATAGGGGAGCCCAGGGCAAAGAAATTAGAA
This genomic stretch from Alosa sapidissima isolate fAloSap1 chromosome 16, fAloSap1.pri, whole genome shotgun sequence harbors:
- the csgalnact2 gene encoding chondroitin sulfate N-acetylgalactosaminyltransferase 2, translated to MPRRGLPLQGRARWLLLGIFLLLVLLLFAYLLECTPPPDASLALPGLGAEPYGREHYQALLQEQEERHISRANSLKRQIAQLKQELQEMNEKLKALQERKEAPAAGGLGLAGDKDQEPGDLLEYLHAQIDKAEVSTGARLPSEYALVPFESFTATKVFQLEMGLTRHPEEKPVRKDRRDELVEVIEAGLDVINNPDEEDGQEDDVPMQRQMYTEGHFIEGLYRTERDKGTLYELFFAKENSNEFRHVTLFRPFGPLMKVRSMSVETTYTIINLIVPLSGRTDTFTQFLHNFREVCIQQDKRVYLTVVYFGQKGLQDVKISLQKMSSEENFTDYTLIPVDEEFSRGRGLDIGAHAWKRSADVLMFFCDVDIYFTLEFLNSCRLNAAPNKKVFYPVVFSLYNPAIVYGNLELAPPIEHQLIHKKDTGFWRDFGFGMTCQYRSDFLDIGGFDLEVKGWGVEDVHLYRKYLRSDTIVVRTPVSSLFHLWHEKQCADELTPEQYRMCIQSKAMNEASHPHLGMLVFREEIENHLRKQAYKTQIKAEE